A genomic window from Daphnia magna isolate NIES linkage group LG9, ASM2063170v1.1, whole genome shotgun sequence includes:
- the LOC116930311 gene encoding single-stranded DNA-binding protein 3 isoform X4, with the protein MYAKGKGSTVPSDAQAREKLALYVYEYLLHVGAQKAAQTFLSEIRWEKNITLGEPPGFLHSWWCVFWDLYCAAPERRDTCDHSSEAKAFHDYGFVNSGYGVNGIAHNSAMRPSPPTHPASQPSPHPQPPTPHTQMMPGQPFMGPRYPGGPRPGSVRMPQMGPEFGGPPGQPMMPNSLDPTRQGDGEFVGWQGPPMSGMGPRLGGPRGPGGMGPMGPGGPGGVPGGYGPGPGMRGPGPGMMGPGGPMGPGGGVPGGPGGPLPNMGGMGGPGGPRPQWQPNSSTPMNYPSSSPGNYGGPPGSAGPPGPGTPIMPSPQDSSSSGGDGMYTMMKSVPGGAMPGQDFPMGGGPEGGPMGPMGPSAMGPVMNGGDGLDGMKSSPANGGPGTPRDDAGGNGGGGGGGGMGDYNLGGFGGPNENDQTESAAILKIKESMQEEAKRFETDSDHPDYFIQ; encoded by the exons ATGTACGCGAAAGGCAAGGGGTCGACGGTACCCTCGGACGCCCAAGCTAGGGAGAA GTTAGCATTATATGTCTACGAGTACCTGCTGCATGTGGGCGCCCAGAAAGCCGCACAGACATTTCTATCCGAG atTCGGTGGGAGAAAAACATCACGTTAGGAGAACCACCGGGTTTCCTTCATTCGTGGTGGTG TGTATTTTGGGACTTGTATTGCGCGGCGCCGGAACGCCGGGATACGTGCGATCACTCCAGCGAAGCCAAAGCCTTTCATGACTAT GGTTTCGTCAATTCCGGCTATGGCGTCAATGGCATCGCACAC AATTCGGCAATGAGGCCGTCTCCGCCTACTCACCCCGCCTCGCAACCCTCGCCACATCCTCAGCCGCCTACACCACACACTCAGATGATGCCGGGCCAG CCGTTTATGGGACCACGTTATCCAGGCGGACCTAGACCAGGCAGCGTTCGTATGCCTCAGATGGGACCTGAATTCGGAGGG cctCCTGGCCAGCCGATGATGCCCAACAGTCTGGATCCCACTCGGCAAG GTGACGGCGAGTTCGTAGGTTGGCAAG GTCCTCCGATGTCCGGTATGGGTCCCCGACTCGGTGGTCCTCGAGGGCCGGGTGGAATGGGACCCATGGGTCCAGGTGGTCCAGGTGGAGTACCTGGAGGCTACGGCCCTGGACCAGGAATGCGAGGGCCCGGTCCTGGTATGATGGGTCCTGGCGGTCCAATGGGTCCCGGAGGCGGTGTTCCCGGTGGGCCCGGCGGACCTCTACCAAACATGGGTGGCATGGGTGGACCTGGCGGTCCTCGGCCACAGTGGCAACCGAATTCTTCAACG CCAATGAATTATCCATCATCATCGCCTGGCAACTACGGG GGTCCACCCGGCTCTGCTGGACCACCAGGTCCCGGCACACCCATCATGCCTAGTCCACAAG ATTCGTCTAGTTCAGGAGGGGACGGCATGTACACGATGATGAAATCTGTGCCGGGTGGAGCCATGCCAGGA cagGACTTCCCGATGGGTGGCGGACCTGAAGGAGGTCCTATGGGACCGATGGGTCCTTCGGCTATGGGCCCGGTTATGAACGGTGGCGATGGCCTGGATGGCATGAAAAGTTCACCAGCAAACGGTGGTCCAGGGACACCGCGGGACGATGCCGGCGGAAACGGCGGCGGAGGTGGCGGAGGAGGCATGGGTGACTACAACCTGGGCGGCTTCGGAGGCCCCAATGAGAAT GATCAAACGGAGTCGGCGGCCATCTTGAAAATCAAGGAAAGCATGCAGGAGGAAGCCAAGCGATTTGAAACCGATTCCGACCATCCCGATTACTTCATTCAATGA
- the LOC116930317 gene encoding ubiquitin-like-conjugating enzyme ATG10, with the protein MGTITWEEFVVGVRHILAVSDSIGDGWHFRGSLEEHGGGYLAKRMDYPVAIGEPSERTLSARVATIDHDSVTEPYEIDPCSIDPDSSFRPVYGEFHVLYSLAHAVPTLYLRAWRRDGSCLEAEELWRDLTAAERRPSSDESERLRSLTQQEHPFLGEPWYHLHPCRTADMMDQIAGNDVGRVDAKRYFIRWMSTVAPLVGCPVSHHYASFR; encoded by the exons ATG GGTACCATAACGTGGGAAGAGTTCGTGGTTGGAGTCCGTCACATATTGGCAGTGTCCGACTCGATCGGTGATGGATGGCATTTTCGTGGATCACTG gAGGAGCACGGTGGCGGTTATCTAGCCAAAAGGATGGACTACCCCGTAGCCATTGGAGAGCCATCGGAGAGAACTTTATCCGCACGAGTGGCGACGATCGATCACGATTCGGTGACGGAACCTTATGAAATT GATCCGTGCAGCATTGATCCCGATTCTTCTTTCCGGCCCGTCTATGGCGAATTTCACGTGCTGTACAGTCTAGCTCACGCCGTGCCTACACTCTATTTGAGAGCATGGAGACGAG atggaAGCTGTTTAGAAGCTGAAGAATTATGGAGAGATTTAACTGCTGCCGAACGACGTCCTTCATCCGACGAATCCGAACGACTTCGCTCGTTGACgcaacag GAACATCCTTTCCTCGGTGAGCCATGGTACCATTTACATCCGTGTCGGACGGCAGACATGATGGATCAGATCGCAGGCAACGACGTAGGCCGAGTTGATGCAAA GCGATATTTTATCCGATGGATGTCAACTGTGGCCCCTTTAGTCGGCTGTCCCGTGTCTCATCATTATGCATCCTTCCGGTAA
- the LOC116930311 gene encoding single-stranded DNA-binding protein 3 isoform X5, whose amino-acid sequence MYAKGKGSTVPSDAQAREKLALYVYEYLLHVGAQKAAQTFLSEIRWEKNITLGEPPGFLHSWWCVFWDLYCAAPERRDTCDHSSEAKAFHDYGFVNSGYGVNGIAHNAGPVPSPLGQMAPGDGMPGGPMPHGFFPNSAMRPSPPTHPASQPSPHPQPPTPHTQMMPGQPFMGPRYPGGPRPGSVRMPQMGPEFGGPPGQPMMPNSLDPTRQGDGEFVGWQGPPMSGMGPRLGGPRGPGGMGPMGPGGPGGVPGGYGPGPGMRGPGPGMMGPGGPMGPGGGVPGGPGGPLPNMGGMGGPGGPRPQWQPNSSTPMNYPSSSPGNYGQDFPMGGGPEGGPMGPMGPSAMGPVMNGGDGLDGMKSSPANGGPGTPRDDAGGNGGGGGGGGMGDYNLGGFGGPNENDQTESAAILKIKESMQEEAKRFETDSDHPDYFIQ is encoded by the exons ATGTACGCGAAAGGCAAGGGGTCGACGGTACCCTCGGACGCCCAAGCTAGGGAGAA GTTAGCATTATATGTCTACGAGTACCTGCTGCATGTGGGCGCCCAGAAAGCCGCACAGACATTTCTATCCGAG atTCGGTGGGAGAAAAACATCACGTTAGGAGAACCACCGGGTTTCCTTCATTCGTGGTGGTG TGTATTTTGGGACTTGTATTGCGCGGCGCCGGAACGCCGGGATACGTGCGATCACTCCAGCGAAGCCAAAGCCTTTCATGACTAT GGTTTCGTCAATTCCGGCTATGGCGTCAATGGCATCGCACAC AATGCCGGTCCAGTGCCGAGTCCGCTTGGCCAGATGGCGCCAGGAGACGGCATGCCAGGAGGCCCGATGCCGCACGGATTTTTTCCA AATTCGGCAATGAGGCCGTCTCCGCCTACTCACCCCGCCTCGCAACCCTCGCCACATCCTCAGCCGCCTACACCACACACTCAGATGATGCCGGGCCAG CCGTTTATGGGACCACGTTATCCAGGCGGACCTAGACCAGGCAGCGTTCGTATGCCTCAGATGGGACCTGAATTCGGAGGG cctCCTGGCCAGCCGATGATGCCCAACAGTCTGGATCCCACTCGGCAAG GTGACGGCGAGTTCGTAGGTTGGCAAG GTCCTCCGATGTCCGGTATGGGTCCCCGACTCGGTGGTCCTCGAGGGCCGGGTGGAATGGGACCCATGGGTCCAGGTGGTCCAGGTGGAGTACCTGGAGGCTACGGCCCTGGACCAGGAATGCGAGGGCCCGGTCCTGGTATGATGGGTCCTGGCGGTCCAATGGGTCCCGGAGGCGGTGTTCCCGGTGGGCCCGGCGGACCTCTACCAAACATGGGTGGCATGGGTGGACCTGGCGGTCCTCGGCCACAGTGGCAACCGAATTCTTCAACG CCAATGAATTATCCATCATCATCGCCTGGCAACTACGGG cagGACTTCCCGATGGGTGGCGGACCTGAAGGAGGTCCTATGGGACCGATGGGTCCTTCGGCTATGGGCCCGGTTATGAACGGTGGCGATGGCCTGGATGGCATGAAAAGTTCACCAGCAAACGGTGGTCCAGGGACACCGCGGGACGATGCCGGCGGAAACGGCGGCGGAGGTGGCGGAGGAGGCATGGGTGACTACAACCTGGGCGGCTTCGGAGGCCCCAATGAGAAT GATCAAACGGAGTCGGCGGCCATCTTGAAAATCAAGGAAAGCATGCAGGAGGAAGCCAAGCGATTTGAAACCGATTCCGACCATCCCGATTACTTCATTCAATGA
- the LOC116930311 gene encoding single-stranded DNA-binding protein 3 isoform X2 yields MYAKGKGSTVPSDAQAREKLALYVYEYLLHVGAQKAAQTFLSEIRWEKNITLGEPPGFLHSWWCVFWDLYCAAPERRDTCDHSSEAKAFHDYGFVNSGYGVNGIAHNAGPVPSPLGQMAPGDGMPGGPMPHGFFPNSAMRPSPPTHPASQPSPHPQPPTPHTQMMPGQPFMGPRYPGGPRPGSVRMPQMGPEFGGPPGQPMMPNSLDPTRQGPPMSGMGPRLGGPRGPGGMGPMGPGGPGGVPGGYGPGPGMRGPGPGMMGPGGPMGPGGGVPGGPGGPLPNMGGMGGPGGPRPQWQPNSSTPMNYPSSSPGNYGGPPGSAGPPGPGTPIMPSPQDSSSSGGDGMYTMMKSVPGGAMPGQDFPMGGGPEGGPMGPMGPSAMGPVMNGGDGLDGMKSSPANGGPGTPRDDAGGNGGGGGGGGMGDYNLGGFGGPNENDQTESAAILKIKESMQEEAKRFETDSDHPDYFIQ; encoded by the exons ATGTACGCGAAAGGCAAGGGGTCGACGGTACCCTCGGACGCCCAAGCTAGGGAGAA GTTAGCATTATATGTCTACGAGTACCTGCTGCATGTGGGCGCCCAGAAAGCCGCACAGACATTTCTATCCGAG atTCGGTGGGAGAAAAACATCACGTTAGGAGAACCACCGGGTTTCCTTCATTCGTGGTGGTG TGTATTTTGGGACTTGTATTGCGCGGCGCCGGAACGCCGGGATACGTGCGATCACTCCAGCGAAGCCAAAGCCTTTCATGACTAT GGTTTCGTCAATTCCGGCTATGGCGTCAATGGCATCGCACAC AATGCCGGTCCAGTGCCGAGTCCGCTTGGCCAGATGGCGCCAGGAGACGGCATGCCAGGAGGCCCGATGCCGCACGGATTTTTTCCA AATTCGGCAATGAGGCCGTCTCCGCCTACTCACCCCGCCTCGCAACCCTCGCCACATCCTCAGCCGCCTACACCACACACTCAGATGATGCCGGGCCAG CCGTTTATGGGACCACGTTATCCAGGCGGACCTAGACCAGGCAGCGTTCGTATGCCTCAGATGGGACCTGAATTCGGAGGG cctCCTGGCCAGCCGATGATGCCCAACAGTCTGGATCCCACTCGGCAAG GTCCTCCGATGTCCGGTATGGGTCCCCGACTCGGTGGTCCTCGAGGGCCGGGTGGAATGGGACCCATGGGTCCAGGTGGTCCAGGTGGAGTACCTGGAGGCTACGGCCCTGGACCAGGAATGCGAGGGCCCGGTCCTGGTATGATGGGTCCTGGCGGTCCAATGGGTCCCGGAGGCGGTGTTCCCGGTGGGCCCGGCGGACCTCTACCAAACATGGGTGGCATGGGTGGACCTGGCGGTCCTCGGCCACAGTGGCAACCGAATTCTTCAACG CCAATGAATTATCCATCATCATCGCCTGGCAACTACGGG GGTCCACCCGGCTCTGCTGGACCACCAGGTCCCGGCACACCCATCATGCCTAGTCCACAAG ATTCGTCTAGTTCAGGAGGGGACGGCATGTACACGATGATGAAATCTGTGCCGGGTGGAGCCATGCCAGGA cagGACTTCCCGATGGGTGGCGGACCTGAAGGAGGTCCTATGGGACCGATGGGTCCTTCGGCTATGGGCCCGGTTATGAACGGTGGCGATGGCCTGGATGGCATGAAAAGTTCACCAGCAAACGGTGGTCCAGGGACACCGCGGGACGATGCCGGCGGAAACGGCGGCGGAGGTGGCGGAGGAGGCATGGGTGACTACAACCTGGGCGGCTTCGGAGGCCCCAATGAGAAT GATCAAACGGAGTCGGCGGCCATCTTGAAAATCAAGGAAAGCATGCAGGAGGAAGCCAAGCGATTTGAAACCGATTCCGACCATCCCGATTACTTCATTCAATGA
- the LOC116930311 gene encoding single-stranded DNA-binding protein 3 isoform X3: protein MYAKGKGSTVPSDAQAREKLALYVYEYLLHVGAQKAAQTFLSEIRWEKNITLGEPPGFLHSWWCVFWDLYCAAPERRDTCDHSSEAKAFHDYGFVNSGYGVNGIAHNAGPVPSPLGQMAPGDGMPGGPMPHGFFPNSAMRPSPPTHPASQPSPHPQPPTPHTQMMPGQPFMGPRYPGGPRPGSVRMPQMGPEFGGPPGQPMMPNSLDPTRQGPPMSGMGPRLGGPRGPGGMGPMGPGGPGGVPGGYGPGPGMRGPGPGMMGPGGPMGPGGGVPGGPGGPLPNMGGMGGPGGPRPQWQPNSSTPMNYPSSSPGNYGGPPGSAGPPGPGTPIMPSPQDSSSSGGDGMYTMMKSVPGGAMPGDFPMGGGPEGGPMGPMGPSAMGPVMNGGDGLDGMKSSPANGGPGTPRDDAGGNGGGGGGGGMGDYNLGGFGGPNENDQTESAAILKIKESMQEEAKRFETDSDHPDYFIQ, encoded by the exons ATGTACGCGAAAGGCAAGGGGTCGACGGTACCCTCGGACGCCCAAGCTAGGGAGAA GTTAGCATTATATGTCTACGAGTACCTGCTGCATGTGGGCGCCCAGAAAGCCGCACAGACATTTCTATCCGAG atTCGGTGGGAGAAAAACATCACGTTAGGAGAACCACCGGGTTTCCTTCATTCGTGGTGGTG TGTATTTTGGGACTTGTATTGCGCGGCGCCGGAACGCCGGGATACGTGCGATCACTCCAGCGAAGCCAAAGCCTTTCATGACTAT GGTTTCGTCAATTCCGGCTATGGCGTCAATGGCATCGCACAC AATGCCGGTCCAGTGCCGAGTCCGCTTGGCCAGATGGCGCCAGGAGACGGCATGCCAGGAGGCCCGATGCCGCACGGATTTTTTCCA AATTCGGCAATGAGGCCGTCTCCGCCTACTCACCCCGCCTCGCAACCCTCGCCACATCCTCAGCCGCCTACACCACACACTCAGATGATGCCGGGCCAG CCGTTTATGGGACCACGTTATCCAGGCGGACCTAGACCAGGCAGCGTTCGTATGCCTCAGATGGGACCTGAATTCGGAGGG cctCCTGGCCAGCCGATGATGCCCAACAGTCTGGATCCCACTCGGCAAG GTCCTCCGATGTCCGGTATGGGTCCCCGACTCGGTGGTCCTCGAGGGCCGGGTGGAATGGGACCCATGGGTCCAGGTGGTCCAGGTGGAGTACCTGGAGGCTACGGCCCTGGACCAGGAATGCGAGGGCCCGGTCCTGGTATGATGGGTCCTGGCGGTCCAATGGGTCCCGGAGGCGGTGTTCCCGGTGGGCCCGGCGGACCTCTACCAAACATGGGTGGCATGGGTGGACCTGGCGGTCCTCGGCCACAGTGGCAACCGAATTCTTCAACG CCAATGAATTATCCATCATCATCGCCTGGCAACTACGGG GGTCCACCCGGCTCTGCTGGACCACCAGGTCCCGGCACACCCATCATGCCTAGTCCACAAG ATTCGTCTAGTTCAGGAGGGGACGGCATGTACACGATGATGAAATCTGTGCCGGGTGGAGCCATGCCAGGA GACTTCCCGATGGGTGGCGGACCTGAAGGAGGTCCTATGGGACCGATGGGTCCTTCGGCTATGGGCCCGGTTATGAACGGTGGCGATGGCCTGGATGGCATGAAAAGTTCACCAGCAAACGGTGGTCCAGGGACACCGCGGGACGATGCCGGCGGAAACGGCGGCGGAGGTGGCGGAGGAGGCATGGGTGACTACAACCTGGGCGGCTTCGGAGGCCCCAATGAGAAT GATCAAACGGAGTCGGCGGCCATCTTGAAAATCAAGGAAAGCATGCAGGAGGAAGCCAAGCGATTTGAAACCGATTCCGACCATCCCGATTACTTCATTCAATGA
- the LOC116930311 gene encoding single-stranded DNA-binding protein 3 isoform X7: MYAKGKGSTVPSDAQAREKLALYVYEYLLHVGAQKAAQTFLSEIRWEKNITLGEPPGFLHSWWCVFWDLYCAAPERRDTCDHSSEAKAFHDYGFVNSGYGVNGIAHNAGPVPSPLGQMAPGDGMPGGPMPHGFFPNSAMRPSPPTHPASQPSPHPQPPTPHTQMMPGQPFMGPRYPGGPRPGSVRMPQMGPEFGGPPGQPMMPNSLDPTRQGDGEFVGWQGPPMSGMGPRLGGPRGPGGMGPMGPGGPGGVPGGYGPGPGMRGPGPGMMGPGGPMGPGGGVPGGPGGPLPNMGGMGGPGGPRPQWQPNSSTPMNYPSSSPGNYGGPPGSAGPPGPGTPIMPSPQDSSSSGGDGMYTMMKSVPGGAMPGDFPMGGGPEGGPMGPMGPSAMGPVMNGGDGLDGMKSSPANGGPGTPRDDAGGNGGGGGGGGMGDYNLGGFGGPNENDQTESAAILKIKESMQEEAKRFETDSDHPDYFIQ, translated from the exons ATGTACGCGAAAGGCAAGGGGTCGACGGTACCCTCGGACGCCCAAGCTAGGGAGAA GTTAGCATTATATGTCTACGAGTACCTGCTGCATGTGGGCGCCCAGAAAGCCGCACAGACATTTCTATCCGAG atTCGGTGGGAGAAAAACATCACGTTAGGAGAACCACCGGGTTTCCTTCATTCGTGGTGGTG TGTATTTTGGGACTTGTATTGCGCGGCGCCGGAACGCCGGGATACGTGCGATCACTCCAGCGAAGCCAAAGCCTTTCATGACTAT GGTTTCGTCAATTCCGGCTATGGCGTCAATGGCATCGCACAC AATGCCGGTCCAGTGCCGAGTCCGCTTGGCCAGATGGCGCCAGGAGACGGCATGCCAGGAGGCCCGATGCCGCACGGATTTTTTCCA AATTCGGCAATGAGGCCGTCTCCGCCTACTCACCCCGCCTCGCAACCCTCGCCACATCCTCAGCCGCCTACACCACACACTCAGATGATGCCGGGCCAG CCGTTTATGGGACCACGTTATCCAGGCGGACCTAGACCAGGCAGCGTTCGTATGCCTCAGATGGGACCTGAATTCGGAGGG cctCCTGGCCAGCCGATGATGCCCAACAGTCTGGATCCCACTCGGCAAG GTGACGGCGAGTTCGTAGGTTGGCAAG GTCCTCCGATGTCCGGTATGGGTCCCCGACTCGGTGGTCCTCGAGGGCCGGGTGGAATGGGACCCATGGGTCCAGGTGGTCCAGGTGGAGTACCTGGAGGCTACGGCCCTGGACCAGGAATGCGAGGGCCCGGTCCTGGTATGATGGGTCCTGGCGGTCCAATGGGTCCCGGAGGCGGTGTTCCCGGTGGGCCCGGCGGACCTCTACCAAACATGGGTGGCATGGGTGGACCTGGCGGTCCTCGGCCACAGTGGCAACCGAATTCTTCAACG CCAATGAATTATCCATCATCATCGCCTGGCAACTACGGG GGTCCACCCGGCTCTGCTGGACCACCAGGTCCCGGCACACCCATCATGCCTAGTCCACAAG ATTCGTCTAGTTCAGGAGGGGACGGCATGTACACGATGATGAAATCTGTGCCGGGTGGAGCCATGCCAGGA GACTTCCCGATGGGTGGCGGACCTGAAGGAGGTCCTATGGGACCGATGGGTCCTTCGGCTATGGGCCCGGTTATGAACGGTGGCGATGGCCTGGATGGCATGAAAAGTTCACCAGCAAACGGTGGTCCAGGGACACCGCGGGACGATGCCGGCGGAAACGGCGGCGGAGGTGGCGGAGGAGGCATGGGTGACTACAACCTGGGCGGCTTCGGAGGCCCCAATGAGAAT GATCAAACGGAGTCGGCGGCCATCTTGAAAATCAAGGAAAGCATGCAGGAGGAAGCCAAGCGATTTGAAACCGATTCCGACCATCCCGATTACTTCATTCAATGA
- the LOC116930311 gene encoding single-stranded DNA-binding protein 3 isoform X1 — protein sequence MYAKGKGSTVPSDAQAREKLALYVYEYLLHVGAQKAAQTFLSEIRWEKNITLGEPPGFLHSWWCVFWDLYCAAPERRDTCDHSSEAKAFHDYGFVNSGYGVNGIAHNAGPVPSPLGQMAPGDGMPGGPMPHGFFPNSAMRPSPPTHPASQPSPHPQPPTPHTQMMPGQPFMGPRYPGGPRPGSVRMPQMGPEFGGPPGQPMMPNSLDPTRQGDGEFVGWQGPPMSGMGPRLGGPRGPGGMGPMGPGGPGGVPGGYGPGPGMRGPGPGMMGPGGPMGPGGGVPGGPGGPLPNMGGMGGPGGPRPQWQPNSSTPMNYPSSSPGNYGGPPGSAGPPGPGTPIMPSPQDSSSSGGDGMYTMMKSVPGGAMPGQDFPMGGGPEGGPMGPMGPSAMGPVMNGGDGLDGMKSSPANGGPGTPRDDAGGNGGGGGGGGMGDYNLGGFGGPNENDQTESAAILKIKESMQEEAKRFETDSDHPDYFIQ from the exons ATGTACGCGAAAGGCAAGGGGTCGACGGTACCCTCGGACGCCCAAGCTAGGGAGAA GTTAGCATTATATGTCTACGAGTACCTGCTGCATGTGGGCGCCCAGAAAGCCGCACAGACATTTCTATCCGAG atTCGGTGGGAGAAAAACATCACGTTAGGAGAACCACCGGGTTTCCTTCATTCGTGGTGGTG TGTATTTTGGGACTTGTATTGCGCGGCGCCGGAACGCCGGGATACGTGCGATCACTCCAGCGAAGCCAAAGCCTTTCATGACTAT GGTTTCGTCAATTCCGGCTATGGCGTCAATGGCATCGCACAC AATGCCGGTCCAGTGCCGAGTCCGCTTGGCCAGATGGCGCCAGGAGACGGCATGCCAGGAGGCCCGATGCCGCACGGATTTTTTCCA AATTCGGCAATGAGGCCGTCTCCGCCTACTCACCCCGCCTCGCAACCCTCGCCACATCCTCAGCCGCCTACACCACACACTCAGATGATGCCGGGCCAG CCGTTTATGGGACCACGTTATCCAGGCGGACCTAGACCAGGCAGCGTTCGTATGCCTCAGATGGGACCTGAATTCGGAGGG cctCCTGGCCAGCCGATGATGCCCAACAGTCTGGATCCCACTCGGCAAG GTGACGGCGAGTTCGTAGGTTGGCAAG GTCCTCCGATGTCCGGTATGGGTCCCCGACTCGGTGGTCCTCGAGGGCCGGGTGGAATGGGACCCATGGGTCCAGGTGGTCCAGGTGGAGTACCTGGAGGCTACGGCCCTGGACCAGGAATGCGAGGGCCCGGTCCTGGTATGATGGGTCCTGGCGGTCCAATGGGTCCCGGAGGCGGTGTTCCCGGTGGGCCCGGCGGACCTCTACCAAACATGGGTGGCATGGGTGGACCTGGCGGTCCTCGGCCACAGTGGCAACCGAATTCTTCAACG CCAATGAATTATCCATCATCATCGCCTGGCAACTACGGG GGTCCACCCGGCTCTGCTGGACCACCAGGTCCCGGCACACCCATCATGCCTAGTCCACAAG ATTCGTCTAGTTCAGGAGGGGACGGCATGTACACGATGATGAAATCTGTGCCGGGTGGAGCCATGCCAGGA cagGACTTCCCGATGGGTGGCGGACCTGAAGGAGGTCCTATGGGACCGATGGGTCCTTCGGCTATGGGCCCGGTTATGAACGGTGGCGATGGCCTGGATGGCATGAAAAGTTCACCAGCAAACGGTGGTCCAGGGACACCGCGGGACGATGCCGGCGGAAACGGCGGCGGAGGTGGCGGAGGAGGCATGGGTGACTACAACCTGGGCGGCTTCGGAGGCCCCAATGAGAAT GATCAAACGGAGTCGGCGGCCATCTTGAAAATCAAGGAAAGCATGCAGGAGGAAGCCAAGCGATTTGAAACCGATTCCGACCATCCCGATTACTTCATTCAATGA
- the LOC116930311 gene encoding single-stranded DNA-binding protein 3 isoform X6, which translates to MYAKGKGSTVPSDAQAREKLALYVYEYLLHVGAQKAAQTFLSEIRWEKNITLGEPPGFLHSWWCVFWDLYCAAPERRDTCDHSSEAKAFHDYGFVNSGYGVNGIAHNAGPVPSPLGQMAPGDGMPGGPMPHGFFPNSAMRPSPPTHPASQPSPHPQPPTPHTQMMPGQPFMGPRYPGGPRPGSVRMPQMGPEFGGPPGQPMMPNSLDPTRQGDGEFVGWQGPPMSGMGPRLGGPRGPGGMGPMGPGGPGGVPGGYGPGPGMRGPGPGMMGPGGPMGPGGGVPGGPGGPLPNMGGMGGPGGPRPQWQPNSSTPMNYPSSSPGNYGDFPMGGGPEGGPMGPMGPSAMGPVMNGGDGLDGMKSSPANGGPGTPRDDAGGNGGGGGGGGMGDYNLGGFGGPNENDQTESAAILKIKESMQEEAKRFETDSDHPDYFIQ; encoded by the exons ATGTACGCGAAAGGCAAGGGGTCGACGGTACCCTCGGACGCCCAAGCTAGGGAGAA GTTAGCATTATATGTCTACGAGTACCTGCTGCATGTGGGCGCCCAGAAAGCCGCACAGACATTTCTATCCGAG atTCGGTGGGAGAAAAACATCACGTTAGGAGAACCACCGGGTTTCCTTCATTCGTGGTGGTG TGTATTTTGGGACTTGTATTGCGCGGCGCCGGAACGCCGGGATACGTGCGATCACTCCAGCGAAGCCAAAGCCTTTCATGACTAT GGTTTCGTCAATTCCGGCTATGGCGTCAATGGCATCGCACAC AATGCCGGTCCAGTGCCGAGTCCGCTTGGCCAGATGGCGCCAGGAGACGGCATGCCAGGAGGCCCGATGCCGCACGGATTTTTTCCA AATTCGGCAATGAGGCCGTCTCCGCCTACTCACCCCGCCTCGCAACCCTCGCCACATCCTCAGCCGCCTACACCACACACTCAGATGATGCCGGGCCAG CCGTTTATGGGACCACGTTATCCAGGCGGACCTAGACCAGGCAGCGTTCGTATGCCTCAGATGGGACCTGAATTCGGAGGG cctCCTGGCCAGCCGATGATGCCCAACAGTCTGGATCCCACTCGGCAAG GTGACGGCGAGTTCGTAGGTTGGCAAG GTCCTCCGATGTCCGGTATGGGTCCCCGACTCGGTGGTCCTCGAGGGCCGGGTGGAATGGGACCCATGGGTCCAGGTGGTCCAGGTGGAGTACCTGGAGGCTACGGCCCTGGACCAGGAATGCGAGGGCCCGGTCCTGGTATGATGGGTCCTGGCGGTCCAATGGGTCCCGGAGGCGGTGTTCCCGGTGGGCCCGGCGGACCTCTACCAAACATGGGTGGCATGGGTGGACCTGGCGGTCCTCGGCCACAGTGGCAACCGAATTCTTCAACG CCAATGAATTATCCATCATCATCGCCTGGCAACTACGGG GACTTCCCGATGGGTGGCGGACCTGAAGGAGGTCCTATGGGACCGATGGGTCCTTCGGCTATGGGCCCGGTTATGAACGGTGGCGATGGCCTGGATGGCATGAAAAGTTCACCAGCAAACGGTGGTCCAGGGACACCGCGGGACGATGCCGGCGGAAACGGCGGCGGAGGTGGCGGAGGAGGCATGGGTGACTACAACCTGGGCGGCTTCGGAGGCCCCAATGAGAAT GATCAAACGGAGTCGGCGGCCATCTTGAAAATCAAGGAAAGCATGCAGGAGGAAGCCAAGCGATTTGAAACCGATTCCGACCATCCCGATTACTTCATTCAATGA